Proteins co-encoded in one Ruegeria sp. YS9 genomic window:
- a CDS encoding aldehyde dehydrogenase, with translation MDLLTQDEYKSIAAGLTLPTGAFIDGAFRPAISGETFATVNPATGDKLADIASCGAADVDFAVEKAREAFDDGRWSKLHPSERKDVLIRLAKLMTRNARELAVMESLDSGKTIYDCETVDVPETIHCLKWHAEAIDKIYDQVSPASDDHIAMVVREPIGVVGLVLPWNFPLLMLAWKIGPALAAGCSVVVKPAAETSLTALRMAELAMEAGLPRGVLNIVPGGGADVGEPIGRHMDIDMVSFTGSTVTGKRFLTYSAESNAKEVVLEMGGKNPAIVMDDAENLDRVAAHVVNGAFWNMGENCSASSRLIVHKDVKAELLDRIAHHAKQWNTGDPLDPETRMGALVSEGHYNKVCGYLDQAEKVVIGGKADKGFVEATVVEVPGNDTVLAREEIFGPVLSVIEVSGFDEAIKIANDTDYGLCASIFTANASRAIRGARAIRAGTVTVNSFGEGDITTPFGGYKQSGFGGRDNSIHAHDQYTQLKTIWIDLADDSDEAVD, from the coding sequence ATGGATCTGCTGACACAGGACGAATACAAATCCATCGCCGCAGGCCTGACCCTGCCGACCGGGGCGTTCATCGACGGCGCCTTCCGCCCGGCGATCTCGGGCGAGACGTTTGCAACCGTAAACCCGGCCACCGGCGACAAGCTTGCCGATATCGCGTCCTGCGGCGCAGCGGATGTGGATTTTGCGGTCGAAAAGGCGCGTGAGGCCTTCGACGATGGCCGCTGGTCGAAACTGCACCCGTCCGAGCGCAAGGACGTGCTGATCCGGTTGGCCAAGCTGATGACCCGCAATGCCCGCGAACTGGCGGTGATGGAAAGCCTCGACAGTGGCAAGACCATCTATGACTGCGAAACCGTGGACGTGCCCGAGACCATCCATTGTCTGAAATGGCATGCCGAAGCGATCGACAAGATCTACGATCAGGTCTCACCCGCCAGCGACGACCATATCGCAATGGTCGTGCGAGAGCCCATCGGCGTGGTGGGGCTGGTTCTGCCGTGGAACTTCCCCCTGCTGATGCTGGCGTGGAAGATCGGGCCTGCCTTGGCGGCGGGATGCTCAGTGGTTGTAAAGCCCGCGGCTGAAACCTCGCTGACCGCGTTGCGTATGGCCGAACTGGCGATGGAGGCTGGTCTTCCCCGTGGCGTGCTGAACATCGTACCGGGTGGAGGTGCCGATGTGGGCGAACCCATCGGGCGGCACATGGATATCGACATGGTGTCCTTCACCGGCTCGACCGTCACCGGCAAGCGGTTCCTGACCTATTCGGCGGAAAGCAATGCCAAGGAAGTGGTGCTTGAGATGGGCGGCAAGAACCCTGCCATCGTCATGGACGACGCCGAAAACCTCGACCGGGTGGCGGCGCATGTGGTGAATGGTGCGTTCTGGAACATGGGCGAGAACTGCTCGGCCTCGTCGCGCCTGATCGTGCATAAAGACGTGAAGGCCGAACTGCTGGACCGCATCGCGCATCACGCCAAACAGTGGAACACCGGCGACCCGCTGGACCCTGAAACCCGCATGGGCGCGCTGGTCAGCGAAGGGCATTACAACAAGGTCTGCGGATATCTCGATCAGGCTGAAAAGGTGGTGATCGGCGGCAAGGCGGACAAGGGATTTGTCGAGGCCACCGTCGTCGAAGTGCCGGGCAATGACACCGTGCTGGCCCGAGAGGAGATCTTTGGCCCGGTCCTGTCGGTGATCGAAGTGTCGGGCTTTGACGAGGCCATCAAGATCGCCAATGACACGGACTATGGCTTGTGTGCCTCGATCTTCACCGCCAACGCCAGCCGGGCCATTCGCGGTGCGCGGGCCATCCGGGCAGGGACTGTTACAGTAAACAGTTTCGGCGAAGGCGACATCACCACGCCGTTTGGCGGCTACAAGCAATCGGGCTTTGGCGGGCGCGACAATTCGATCCATGCGCATGATCAGTACACCCAGCTGAAAACCATCTGGATCGATCTTGCCGACGACTCCGACGAGGCGGTGGATTGA
- a CDS encoding SDR family NAD(P)-dependent oxidoreductase: protein MNLNGKSALVTGAAGGIGASIVQRLRNAGARVAVADRSVDGIEAEAHLPGDLLDSDYADQLPGEAASALGGLDIVINNAGVITRGSVTDTSDADWSLSLGVNVEAPFRICRAAIPIMAKAGGGTIVNTSSCWGLRPGPNHAVYCMTKAAIASLTQCMGMDHAHQGIRINAVCPNEVNTPMLRSGFEKRGFDPDTAVAELGRTVPLGRIAEPEDIADVIMFLVSDASRYVCGALIEVNGGKPVS, encoded by the coding sequence ATGAACCTGAATGGAAAATCGGCTCTGGTCACTGGCGCGGCTGGTGGCATCGGGGCGTCAATCGTTCAACGGCTGCGCAATGCGGGGGCACGGGTCGCCGTTGCAGACCGATCTGTGGATGGCATCGAGGCCGAGGCGCATCTGCCCGGCGATCTGCTTGATTCTGATTATGCCGACCAACTGCCCGGCGAAGCCGCCTCCGCATTGGGCGGGCTTGACATCGTGATCAACAATGCGGGCGTCATCACGCGCGGGTCGGTCACGGATACGTCTGATGCGGATTGGTCTCTGTCATTGGGTGTCAATGTCGAAGCCCCTTTCCGCATTTGCCGCGCTGCAATTCCGATCATGGCGAAAGCTGGCGGCGGGACCATCGTCAACACCTCGTCCTGCTGGGGGCTGCGCCCCGGCCCCAATCATGCGGTCTATTGCATGACCAAGGCGGCCATCGCGTCCCTGACCCAATGTATGGGCATGGATCATGCCCATCAGGGCATCCGCATCAACGCGGTATGCCCGAACGAGGTGAATACCCCGATGCTGCGTTCGGGCTTTGAAAAGCGGGGCTTTGACCCCGATACGGCCGTGGCCGAACTGGGCCGGACCGTGCCGCTGGGCCGGATCGCCGAGCCCGAGGACATCGCCGACGTCATCATGTTCCTTGTCTCGGACGCGTCGCGTTATGTTTGTGGCGCGCTGATCGAGGTCAACGGAGGGAAACCGGTTTCATGA
- a CDS encoding FAD-binding oxidoreductase yields the protein MTRYEAKRLPRQTGPAGWNAILPPQDPLPVLEQDLIADITIVGGGFAGLTAARRLHQLDPSLKIALLEAGRFADGSAGRNSGFMIDLPHDLASDNYAGDGLDADRAAIALNRKAIAFATEIAADCDLPQEVFDPCGKYNAAATRAGDAHNRAFAGHLTKLGEPHTLYDQKQMQEITGSPHYVSGLFAPGTVMIQPAAYVRALSGKLAGQIDVFENSPVTSFAKQGTGWVVNTAKAKVSTGRIILANNGHLESFGFYQRQLMHICLYASITDPLTEAQIKTLGGQPRWSVTPADPMGTSVRRISGSYGDRILIRTGSSFHPTIETSRMRLRNAGWVHDRKFRERFPHLSDVRMEHRWAGMLCLSRNGSAAFGELEDGVFSACCQNGLGIARGTLQGMGIAELALQGGSEIGDHFLAQPDLPRLPPEPFASLGANSYLIWKEWRSGKE from the coding sequence TTGACGCGGTACGAGGCCAAAAGACTGCCCCGGCAGACGGGCCCGGCAGGATGGAATGCCATCCTGCCGCCCCAGGATCCTCTGCCGGTGCTCGAACAGGATCTGATCGCCGACATCACCATTGTCGGCGGAGGGTTTGCCGGGCTGACGGCGGCGCGGCGATTGCACCAGCTGGACCCCTCGCTGAAGATCGCCCTGTTGGAAGCGGGTCGGTTTGCGGATGGTTCGGCGGGGCGGAACTCGGGGTTCATGATCGACCTGCCGCATGATCTGGCCTCGGACAATTACGCAGGCGATGGGTTGGATGCGGACCGCGCCGCCATTGCCCTGAACCGCAAGGCCATCGCCTTCGCGACCGAGATCGCCGCCGATTGCGACCTGCCGCAAGAGGTGTTCGACCCTTGCGGCAAATACAATGCAGCCGCCACACGGGCAGGAGACGCCCATAACCGCGCCTTTGCCGGGCATCTGACCAAACTGGGTGAGCCGCATACTCTCTACGACCAAAAGCAGATGCAAGAGATCACGGGCAGCCCGCATTATGTTTCGGGGCTGTTTGCGCCGGGGACGGTGATGATTCAGCCGGCGGCCTATGTACGGGCGTTGTCGGGTAAACTGGCTGGCCAGATTGACGTATTCGAGAACTCGCCAGTCACCAGCTTTGCAAAGCAGGGCACAGGCTGGGTGGTCAACACCGCCAAGGCCAAAGTCAGCACCGGGCGGATCATCCTGGCCAACAATGGTCATCTGGAAAGCTTCGGGTTCTACCAACGGCAATTGATGCATATCTGCCTCTACGCCTCGATCACGGACCCGCTGACCGAGGCGCAGATCAAGACACTGGGCGGACAACCGCGCTGGTCGGTGACACCGGCGGATCCGATGGGCACCTCGGTCCGGCGCATTTCGGGCAGCTACGGGGATCGCATTCTGATCCGCACCGGATCCAGTTTTCACCCGACGATCGAAACCAGCCGGATGCGGTTGCGCAATGCCGGCTGGGTGCATGACCGCAAGTTCCGGGAACGCTTTCCGCATCTGTCGGATGTGCGGATGGAGCATCGCTGGGCCGGGATGCTGTGCCTCAGCCGCAACGGATCCGCAGCGTTCGGCGAATTGGAGGATGGCGTGTTCTCGGCCTGCTGCCAGAACGGCCTGGGCATCGCCCGTGGCACCCTGCAAGGCATGGGCATAGCGGAACTGGCGCTGCAAGGCGGATCAGAGATCGGGGATCACTTTCTGGCGCAGCCGGACCTTCCGCGATTGCCGCCCGAGCCCTTCGCCTCGCTTGGGGCGAACAGCTATTTGATCTGGAAAGAGTGGCGGTCCGGCAAGGAATGA
- a CDS encoding SDR family NAD(P)-dependent oxidoreductase: MKRFDGKVALVTGGRSGIGRAIARRLQVEGARVFTAQRGEDTEFHGIAADFTLPDSPAQVVSKVTALAGRLDVLVNNAGMMQEASVEGMSLEDWHRTLTVNLTTPFLMIKAALPYLRDTRGTVVNTGSIEGLGSNPGHAAYCASKAGLHGLTRAVAVDHGAEGIRCNAVAPGWIDTELNEDFIESMPDPSAFRRDIAKIHPVARTGRPEEVAALVAFLASGDAGFITGQVFTIDGGRMTKLSLP; encoded by the coding sequence ATGAAGCGGTTCGACGGAAAGGTGGCGCTGGTCACCGGTGGGCGCAGCGGCATTGGCCGGGCCATCGCCCGACGTTTGCAGGTCGAAGGTGCGCGGGTCTTCACCGCCCAACGTGGCGAGGACACCGAATTCCACGGCATCGCCGCGGATTTTACCCTTCCCGACAGCCCCGCGCAGGTGGTCAGCAAAGTGACTGCCCTGGCCGGGCGTCTGGACGTGCTGGTCAACAACGCCGGCATGATGCAGGAAGCCTCGGTCGAGGGGATGAGCCTTGAGGACTGGCACCGCACCCTGACGGTGAACCTGACCACCCCGTTCCTGATGATCAAAGCCGCGCTGCCGTATCTGCGCGACACCAGGGGCACTGTCGTCAACACCGGATCCATCGAAGGCTTGGGCAGCAATCCCGGTCACGCCGCCTATTGCGCATCAAAGGCGGGGTTGCACGGCCTGACCCGCGCCGTTGCCGTCGATCACGGGGCCGAGGGTATCCGCTGCAACGCCGTCGCGCCCGGTTGGATCGATACCGAGTTGAACGAGGATTTCATCGAATCCATGCCCGACCCGTCCGCATTCCGTCGCGACATTGCCAAGATCCACCCGGTGGCCCGAACGGGGCGGCCTGAAGAAGTTGCCGCGCTCGTCGCGTTTCTGGCGTCCGGGGATGCGGGTTTCATCACCGGGCAGGTCTTTACGATAGACGGTGGGCGCATGACCAAGCTGAGCTTGCCCTGA
- a CDS encoding trimethylamine methyltransferase family protein has product MPTRTATRSGGRSARRAIRSAPNFDMLPGLTRGIPLCEVMDATQVERIDNAAMDILENVGVQFRDPVALEDWKKAGAKVDGELVYLDRNMVRELISTIPAQFTYHARDPQKNLALGGKHAIFVPMTGAPFLRDLDDVRRNPTLDDLAMFHKLSHMMPALHSSAHHIVEPYDHPISQRHLRITYSSMKYSDKTFMGMTTSPRNAEDVMDMCDILFGEGFIDDHPVTTGNCNGNSPLVWDETMLGALRAFCRRNQPVLCSPFVLGGANTPASVPATVAQLTAEALSALAYTQVIRKGCPAIWGHYLSTVSMKSGAPMAGTPEISLMNFMIGQMARFYDVPWRTSNTLGGAKTFDAQAGYESATTLSAVIHAGANYIWHSAGWNEAGMHCSVAKFIVDAEQCAMAYRMAEGPKWHDFDEALAAVPDVGPGGHYLGHPHTQDNFQTAFFMPELFDNNSIEQWVAEGEIEITERALKHARKLLAEYQEPKLDEARNEALLDYIARREREIPAADELNQTY; this is encoded by the coding sequence TTGCCCACTCGCACTGCCACGCGTTCCGGCGGACGTTCTGCCCGCCGTGCCATACGCTCCGCTCCGAATTTTGACATGCTGCCGGGCCTGACCCGAGGCATCCCGCTGTGCGAGGTCATGGACGCAACCCAGGTTGAGCGCATCGACAATGCGGCGATGGACATTCTGGAAAATGTCGGCGTTCAGTTCCGCGACCCCGTCGCGCTGGAAGACTGGAAAAAGGCCGGGGCCAAGGTTGACGGCGAACTGGTCTATCTGGACCGCAATATGGTGCGCGAGCTGATCTCGACCATTCCGGCGCAGTTCACCTATCACGCGCGCGATCCGCAAAAGAACCTGGCGCTGGGGGGCAAGCACGCGATCTTCGTGCCGATGACCGGCGCGCCATTCCTGCGCGATCTGGACGATGTACGCCGCAACCCGACGCTGGATGATCTGGCGATGTTCCACAAGCTGTCGCACATGATGCCGGCGCTGCACAGCTCGGCCCATCACATTGTCGAGCCCTACGATCACCCGATCAGCCAGCGGCACCTGCGCATCACCTATTCGTCGATGAAATACTCGGACAAGACCTTCATGGGTATGACCACCTCGCCCAGGAATGCCGAGGATGTGATGGATATGTGCGATATCCTGTTCGGCGAAGGGTTCATTGACGATCATCCGGTCACCACCGGCAATTGCAACGGCAACAGCCCGCTGGTGTGGGACGAAACCATGCTGGGTGCATTGCGGGCCTTCTGCCGCCGCAATCAGCCGGTTTTGTGCTCGCCCTTTGTTCTGGGTGGTGCGAACACCCCGGCATCGGTGCCCGCGACCGTGGCGCAGCTGACCGCCGAGGCGCTCTCGGCGCTGGCCTATACGCAGGTGATCCGCAAGGGCTGCCCTGCGATCTGGGGGCATTACCTGTCGACCGTTTCGATGAAATCCGGAGCACCCATGGCCGGCACGCCCGAGATCAGCCTGATGAACTTCATGATCGGCCAGATGGCGCGCTTTTACGATGTTCCGTGGCGCACCTCGAACACGCTGGGCGGGGCCAAGACCTTTGATGCACAGGCCGGGTACGAATCCGCAACGACGCTCAGCGCGGTCATTCACGCCGGGGCCAATTATATCTGGCATTCGGCAGGATGGAACGAGGCGGGCATGCATTGTTCGGTCGCCAAGTTCATCGTCGACGCCGAACAGTGCGCGATGGCTTACCGCATGGCCGAAGGGCCGAAATGGCACGATTTCGATGAGGCCCTGGCTGCGGTTCCCGATGTGGGGCCCGGCGGGCATTATCTGGGTCATCCGCACACGCAGGACAACTTCCAGACCGCGTTCTTCATGCCGGAACTGTTCGACAACAACTCGATCGAACAATGGGTCGCCGAAGGTGAAATTGAAATCACCGAACGCGCCCTGAAACATGCACGGAAGTTGCTGGCCGAATATCAAGAACCCAAACTGGACGAAGCCAGGAACGAGGCCCTTCTGGACTATATCGCCCGCCGCGAGAGGGAGATCCCGGCGGCGGATGAGTTGAACCAGACATACTGA